A region from the Malus domestica chromosome 07, GDT2T_hap1 genome encodes:
- the LOC103439451 gene encoding transcription factor bHLH57-like isoform X2, whose translation MERLVQGPINPCSFGEHLDFQLEQSLNFTTESLRFEEEEESHHHLLMPSLEDRMPFLQMLQSVNSSTTTTTPYFPLKEPSFQTLLKLQHFKKPWELDKTYMPEMETTIQRAPELESCVTHEMVELQHSPVKSEGKNFHLQHSISECNQGEEKPSSAAGSPPPPTWVQVHNGAEETQQPKSPPATRERRKRKRTGPTKNKEEVESQRMTHIAVERNRRRQMNDHLNVLRSLMPTSYIQRGDQASIVGGAIDFVKELEQLLHSLEAQKGNRKTADQIQGMNNNGNNNSSFSSSPASSSSPCSMAMPSNGMFMTLSQCRIGSHDQEGTTAIATAATAFEDEGTAQNKSEAADIDVTVIQSHVNLKVQCQRRAGQLMKAILAFEDLRLTVLHLNITSSQDTVLYSFNLKIEEGCNLGSADDIARAVHQIFSFINGSS comes from the exons ATGGAGAGGCTAGTTCAAGGACCCATTAATCCCtgt TCCTTTGGTGAGCATTTGGATTTTCAATTGGAGCAAAGTTTGAATTTCACCACTGAAAGCTTGAGatttgaggaggaagaagaatccCACCACCACCTCTTAATGCCAAGCTTGGAGGACAGAATGCCATTTCTCCAGATGCTACAAAGTGTTAattcctccaccaccaccactacacCTTATTTTCCATTGAAAGAGCCAAGCTTTCAAACACTTTTGAAACTCCAACACTTCAAAAAGCCATGGGAGTTGGACAAAACTTACATGCCTGAAATGGAAACCACAATTCAGAGAGCTCCAGAGCTTGAGAGCTGTGTGACGCATGAAATGGTTGAGCTGCAACATTCACCTGTGAAATCAGAAGGGAAAAATTTTCATCTCCAACACTCAATTTCTGAGTGCAACCAAGGGGAAGAAAAGCCCAGCTCAGCTGCTGGGTCTCCACCCCCACCTACCTGGGTTCAGGTACACAATGGTGCTGAGGAAACCCAGCAACCCAAATCTCCTCCTGCCACCAGGGAGAGGAGAAAGCGGAAGAGAACAGGGCCAACTAAGAACAAGGAAGAAGTGGAGAGCCAGCGGATGACCCACATTGCGGTGGAGCGCAACCGTCGCCGCCAGATGAATGACCATCTCAATGTCCTCAGGTCCCTCATGCCCACTTCCTACATTCAAAGG gGTGACCAAGCATCAATTGTGGGGGGTGCAATAGATTTTGTGAAGGAATTGGAGCAGCTACTTCATTCCCTTGAAGCCCAAAAAGGAAATAGAAAAACAGCTGATCAAATTCAAGGGATGAACAATAATGGTAACAACAACAGCTCTTTCAGCTCCTCACCAGCATCCTCCTCTTCTCCCTGCAGCATGGCAATGCCATCCAATGGAATGTTCATGACTCTATCCCAGTGCAGAATTGGTTCTCATGATCAAGAAGGCACCACCGCCATCGCCACCGCCGCCACCGCCTTTGAGGATGAAGGCACTGCTCAGAACAAGTCTGAGGCTGCAGACATAGATGTCACTGTGATCCAATCTCATGTCAACTTAAAAGTCCAGTGCCAAAGGAGAGCTGGGCAGCTGATGAAAGCCATCCTTGCATTTGAGGATCTTAGGCTAACTGTTTTGCACCTCAACATTACATCTTCACAAGACACTGTTCTTTACTCTTTCAATCTCAAg ATAGAAGAAGGTTGTAATTTAGGATCAGCAGATGACATTGCAAGAGCCGTGCATCAGATATTCAGCTTCATCAATGGCAGCAGTTGA
- the LOC103439451 gene encoding transcription factor bHLH57-like isoform X1, translating to MERLVQGPINPCQSFGEHLDFQLEQSLNFTTESLRFEEEEESHHHLLMPSLEDRMPFLQMLQSVNSSTTTTTPYFPLKEPSFQTLLKLQHFKKPWELDKTYMPEMETTIQRAPELESCVTHEMVELQHSPVKSEGKNFHLQHSISECNQGEEKPSSAAGSPPPPTWVQVHNGAEETQQPKSPPATRERRKRKRTGPTKNKEEVESQRMTHIAVERNRRRQMNDHLNVLRSLMPTSYIQRGDQASIVGGAIDFVKELEQLLHSLEAQKGNRKTADQIQGMNNNGNNNSSFSSSPASSSSPCSMAMPSNGMFMTLSQCRIGSHDQEGTTAIATAATAFEDEGTAQNKSEAADIDVTVIQSHVNLKVQCQRRAGQLMKAILAFEDLRLTVLHLNITSSQDTVLYSFNLKIEEGCNLGSADDIARAVHQIFSFINGSS from the exons ATGGAGAGGCTAGTTCAAGGACCCATTAATCCCtgt CAGTCCTTTGGTGAGCATTTGGATTTTCAATTGGAGCAAAGTTTGAATTTCACCACTGAAAGCTTGAGatttgaggaggaagaagaatccCACCACCACCTCTTAATGCCAAGCTTGGAGGACAGAATGCCATTTCTCCAGATGCTACAAAGTGTTAattcctccaccaccaccactacacCTTATTTTCCATTGAAAGAGCCAAGCTTTCAAACACTTTTGAAACTCCAACACTTCAAAAAGCCATGGGAGTTGGACAAAACTTACATGCCTGAAATGGAAACCACAATTCAGAGAGCTCCAGAGCTTGAGAGCTGTGTGACGCATGAAATGGTTGAGCTGCAACATTCACCTGTGAAATCAGAAGGGAAAAATTTTCATCTCCAACACTCAATTTCTGAGTGCAACCAAGGGGAAGAAAAGCCCAGCTCAGCTGCTGGGTCTCCACCCCCACCTACCTGGGTTCAGGTACACAATGGTGCTGAGGAAACCCAGCAACCCAAATCTCCTCCTGCCACCAGGGAGAGGAGAAAGCGGAAGAGAACAGGGCCAACTAAGAACAAGGAAGAAGTGGAGAGCCAGCGGATGACCCACATTGCGGTGGAGCGCAACCGTCGCCGCCAGATGAATGACCATCTCAATGTCCTCAGGTCCCTCATGCCCACTTCCTACATTCAAAGG gGTGACCAAGCATCAATTGTGGGGGGTGCAATAGATTTTGTGAAGGAATTGGAGCAGCTACTTCATTCCCTTGAAGCCCAAAAAGGAAATAGAAAAACAGCTGATCAAATTCAAGGGATGAACAATAATGGTAACAACAACAGCTCTTTCAGCTCCTCACCAGCATCCTCCTCTTCTCCCTGCAGCATGGCAATGCCATCCAATGGAATGTTCATGACTCTATCCCAGTGCAGAATTGGTTCTCATGATCAAGAAGGCACCACCGCCATCGCCACCGCCGCCACCGCCTTTGAGGATGAAGGCACTGCTCAGAACAAGTCTGAGGCTGCAGACATAGATGTCACTGTGATCCAATCTCATGTCAACTTAAAAGTCCAGTGCCAAAGGAGAGCTGGGCAGCTGATGAAAGCCATCCTTGCATTTGAGGATCTTAGGCTAACTGTTTTGCACCTCAACATTACATCTTCACAAGACACTGTTCTTTACTCTTTCAATCTCAAg ATAGAAGAAGGTTGTAATTTAGGATCAGCAGATGACATTGCAAGAGCCGTGCATCAGATATTCAGCTTCATCAATGGCAGCAGTTGA
- the LOC103439451 gene encoding transcription factor bHLH57-like isoform X3 — protein sequence MPSLEDRMPFLQMLQSVNSSTTTTTPYFPLKEPSFQTLLKLQHFKKPWELDKTYMPEMETTIQRAPELESCVTHEMVELQHSPVKSEGKNFHLQHSISECNQGEEKPSSAAGSPPPPTWVQVHNGAEETQQPKSPPATRERRKRKRTGPTKNKEEVESQRMTHIAVERNRRRQMNDHLNVLRSLMPTSYIQRGDQASIVGGAIDFVKELEQLLHSLEAQKGNRKTADQIQGMNNNGNNNSSFSSSPASSSSPCSMAMPSNGMFMTLSQCRIGSHDQEGTTAIATAATAFEDEGTAQNKSEAADIDVTVIQSHVNLKVQCQRRAGQLMKAILAFEDLRLTVLHLNITSSQDTVLYSFNLKIEEGCNLGSADDIARAVHQIFSFINGSS from the exons ATGCCAAGCTTGGAGGACAGAATGCCATTTCTCCAGATGCTACAAAGTGTTAattcctccaccaccaccactacacCTTATTTTCCATTGAAAGAGCCAAGCTTTCAAACACTTTTGAAACTCCAACACTTCAAAAAGCCATGGGAGTTGGACAAAACTTACATGCCTGAAATGGAAACCACAATTCAGAGAGCTCCAGAGCTTGAGAGCTGTGTGACGCATGAAATGGTTGAGCTGCAACATTCACCTGTGAAATCAGAAGGGAAAAATTTTCATCTCCAACACTCAATTTCTGAGTGCAACCAAGGGGAAGAAAAGCCCAGCTCAGCTGCTGGGTCTCCACCCCCACCTACCTGGGTTCAGGTACACAATGGTGCTGAGGAAACCCAGCAACCCAAATCTCCTCCTGCCACCAGGGAGAGGAGAAAGCGGAAGAGAACAGGGCCAACTAAGAACAAGGAAGAAGTGGAGAGCCAGCGGATGACCCACATTGCGGTGGAGCGCAACCGTCGCCGCCAGATGAATGACCATCTCAATGTCCTCAGGTCCCTCATGCCCACTTCCTACATTCAAAGG gGTGACCAAGCATCAATTGTGGGGGGTGCAATAGATTTTGTGAAGGAATTGGAGCAGCTACTTCATTCCCTTGAAGCCCAAAAAGGAAATAGAAAAACAGCTGATCAAATTCAAGGGATGAACAATAATGGTAACAACAACAGCTCTTTCAGCTCCTCACCAGCATCCTCCTCTTCTCCCTGCAGCATGGCAATGCCATCCAATGGAATGTTCATGACTCTATCCCAGTGCAGAATTGGTTCTCATGATCAAGAAGGCACCACCGCCATCGCCACCGCCGCCACCGCCTTTGAGGATGAAGGCACTGCTCAGAACAAGTCTGAGGCTGCAGACATAGATGTCACTGTGATCCAATCTCATGTCAACTTAAAAGTCCAGTGCCAAAGGAGAGCTGGGCAGCTGATGAAAGCCATCCTTGCATTTGAGGATCTTAGGCTAACTGTTTTGCACCTCAACATTACATCTTCACAAGACACTGTTCTTTACTCTTTCAATCTCAAg ATAGAAGAAGGTTGTAATTTAGGATCAGCAGATGACATTGCAAGAGCCGTGCATCAGATATTCAGCTTCATCAATGGCAGCAGTTGA